In Oligoflexus sp., a single window of DNA contains:
- a CDS encoding DUF1552 domain-containing protein, protein MKLMISKAPTLDRRKLLAHAGYASFFCIISQIIQQRSALAAGTSFAKRIIFVYHPDGVVPEQWHSASVDALNSSLSPLSPFKTSLNLYTGLSYFDPKPGSHPEGVQRMLTGTSGGTASIDVVLAQLFGRDSLFPHVHLGVDSNIGDGADKKISRFEGGTAKPAEDDLVRAWQSLFGGGMTPPPAGSGGTDDLSLLEGLKTRLESFKKELDKTEAAKIETHLQSVLEIQKRKQAPTGGGGSASCQNPGTAPSNTGTLLDKTRGQMKNMVDAMACGLSRVGTLQISHHTSESFIPTGERSMRSHEASHNDMNIHAAQKKLINEQVAFLAGMLRDRRDPVGEGTMLDNTIIAVVTEVENGASHTHSNLPYYTLGGSQGLTTGRVISCEGRTVGSLWATLATALGQRLDGFGAGQGRIDAILKGG, encoded by the coding sequence ATGAAACTCATGATATCCAAAGCCCCTACACTCGATCGCCGTAAACTCCTGGCTCATGCCGGGTATGCGTCCTTCTTTTGCATAATCTCCCAGATCATCCAGCAAAGATCGGCTTTAGCTGCCGGCACATCCTTCGCCAAGCGCATCATCTTCGTTTATCATCCCGATGGCGTTGTCCCCGAGCAATGGCATTCCGCATCGGTTGATGCCCTGAATTCCAGTCTCAGCCCATTGAGCCCTTTCAAAACAAGCCTGAATCTTTATACGGGTCTGAGCTATTTCGATCCCAAACCGGGTTCCCATCCCGAAGGGGTGCAGCGTATGCTGACCGGCACCAGCGGAGGAACGGCGAGCATCGATGTGGTGCTCGCGCAGCTCTTCGGTCGTGACAGTCTCTTTCCGCATGTGCACCTGGGAGTGGACAGCAACATCGGTGATGGCGCGGATAAAAAAATCTCGCGCTTCGAAGGCGGAACGGCCAAGCCTGCGGAAGATGATCTCGTCCGCGCCTGGCAGTCGCTCTTTGGAGGCGGCATGACACCGCCACCAGCAGGCAGCGGCGGCACTGATGATTTATCCCTTCTGGAAGGCCTTAAAACGCGCCTGGAAAGTTTTAAAAAGGAGTTGGATAAGACCGAGGCGGCCAAGATCGAAACGCATCTGCAGTCCGTCCTGGAAATTCAAAAAAGAAAGCAGGCCCCGACAGGTGGAGGCGGAAGCGCCAGCTGTCAGAATCCCGGGACAGCGCCGTCCAACACCGGGACTTTGCTTGATAAGACCCGCGGTCAGATGAAAAACATGGTGGATGCCATGGCCTGCGGACTTTCTCGGGTGGGAACCCTGCAGATTTCGCATCACACGAGTGAGAGCTTCATTCCCACAGGCGAACGCTCCATGCGGAGTCATGAAGCCTCGCATAATGATATGAATATACACGCAGCACAGAAAAAATTGATCAATGAGCAGGTCGCATTCCTTGCCGGCATGCTCAGGGATCGGCGGGATCCCGTCGGGGAAGGCACCATGCTCGATAACACCATCATCGCGGTCGTGACCGAGGTGGAAAACGGCGCAAGCCATACCCATTCCAACCTGCCCTACTATACGCTCGGTGGCAGCCAGGGTCTCACGACTGGGCGGGTCATCAGCTGTGAAGGCCGGACGGTCGGTTCCTTGTGGGCGACGCTGGCCACGGCTTTGGGTCAACGACTGGATGGTTTTGGCGCCGGTCAAGGTCGAATTGATGCCATACTGAAGGGCGGCTAA
- a CDS encoding phospholipid carrier-dependent glycosyltransferase, which yields MNFADDSKTHVKTWILAAIILITALTLRWVGLGSIKEAIFDEAHYVPAAEVLVGLKEHPGMGLWASHPLIGKAPAPNFEHPLLAKFLIVFGLRMFEDPYWGARFFPALAGSASLILMAFLALRFFGKPIPVLLALLFLGFDSMSMLHSRLAMLDIFLMTALIGLLLSSWQLIQDPGNWTTRISSAVWITAGLSSKWVFAFAILGFCWCLLALGRGSLGKRFQTLVLVGLISLGLYHLWFIYYAAHGFSYGEWLEFHIAANAVTTGKLAQHPYGATAFSMLGNSRNIWYYFKQLPGQMTVGLVGLLNPLLIFSALPALGLVFFNYRKTRQLQDIFILGWFACCYLPFHLVLMERQGFLYYMLLVLPIIILAVIRMLDILSRKVSLKALAVGYASLFLAVSAFYMPVVLAWPMTRDYYLMLIRFTGV from the coding sequence ATGAACTTCGCAGATGATTCCAAGACGCACGTGAAAACCTGGATCCTGGCCGCAATCATTCTTATCACAGCCCTCACGCTCCGCTGGGTCGGGCTTGGTTCCATCAAGGAAGCGATCTTCGACGAGGCGCATTATGTGCCGGCTGCCGAAGTGCTGGTCGGACTCAAGGAGCACCCTGGCATGGGCCTTTGGGCCTCGCATCCTTTGATAGGCAAAGCCCCAGCCCCCAACTTCGAGCACCCCCTCCTCGCGAAATTCCTGATCGTCTTTGGACTGCGAATGTTTGAAGACCCCTACTGGGGCGCCCGCTTTTTTCCGGCCCTGGCCGGTAGTGCGAGCCTGATCCTGATGGCCTTCCTCGCTCTGCGCTTCTTTGGAAAACCGATACCCGTGCTCCTGGCCCTGCTTTTTCTGGGCTTTGACAGCATGTCCATGCTGCATTCCCGACTGGCTATGCTCGATATCTTTCTGATGACCGCACTGATCGGTCTTTTGCTTAGCAGCTGGCAGCTCATTCAGGATCCGGGGAACTGGACCACCCGTATCAGCTCCGCTGTCTGGATAACGGCAGGCCTTTCCAGCAAATGGGTTTTCGCCTTTGCGATACTCGGGTTCTGCTGGTGTCTGCTCGCTCTGGGGCGCGGCAGCCTGGGCAAAAGGTTCCAGACCCTTGTCCTTGTGGGCTTGATATCGCTCGGTCTTTATCATCTTTGGTTTATTTACTATGCCGCGCACGGCTTTTCCTACGGCGAATGGCTGGAATTTCACATCGCCGCCAACGCGGTCACCACGGGAAAACTCGCTCAGCATCCCTATGGAGCCACGGCCTTCTCCATGCTCGGCAACAGCCGCAACATCTGGTACTACTTCAAGCAGCTGCCGGGACAGATGACGGTCGGGCTGGTGGGACTTTTGAATCCTCTTCTGATCTTTTCCGCGCTGCCTGCGCTCGGCCTTGTTTTTTTCAACTATCGGAAGACGAGGCAGCTCCAGGATATCTTCATCCTCGGCTGGTTCGCATGCTGCTATCTGCCTTTCCACCTTGTCCTGATGGAACGCCAGGGCTTTTTATATTACATGCTGCTGGTGCTGCCGATCATCATCCTGGCCGTCATCCGCATGCTCGATATTCTCTCCCGGAAGGTGAGCCTGAAGGCGCTGGCGGTGGGCTATGCGTCCCTCTTCCTCGCGGTCAGCGCCTTTTATATGCCCGTGGTCCTCGCCTGGCCGATGACACGGGATTATTATTTAATGTTGATTCGATTCACGGGTGTGTGA
- a CDS encoding D-arabinono-1,4-lactone oxidase, with protein sequence MRRLMPVGLATAFALAALSPALYSKAKNLFTNMDATVTCPAREIVTVSSTADVQAAVRKARAEGLSIKAAAKGWQGSNNNSCVGDGGLQIDTGGLNQIVRVDPDTMLVTVQPGIKLWDFNQKMHKDWGLILSAVQEYAEPTLGGMLGNGTHGSTLHEPSSSIQDYLRSVTVVNGLGEVQTINGDELDFYATNLGVLGILTEVTLQLQPSFKVQAKVSAHDEANLAQDIQELAGAHYGTNVTWFPGQKKYTVTAFDKVPNETPGTAHNGQPEAAWWQRALMPLIFKASHVGPSRAATCFVEKQRFEMKAKSYFGEEFGKPLEPAVGWAHEMINFVCRDRCPFNALPYALEEIAIDLKDLPGFIQRAQELFHQTGACMPLNGIYFRFGHGSRGALGMASGRETVYIGMEYVRNPWGNRYPRDFEVIQELEQLLLREYSGRPHWGKNQHPMFENIRDQYPRFAEFEAYRETQDPGGIFMNDFYSRINGRVSPTAAAKNCVVDQACYCEADEHCPKGYSCEEGLVYPEARVCRAR encoded by the coding sequence ATGCGTCGACTCATGCCCGTGGGGCTCGCCACTGCCTTTGCATTGGCCGCCCTCAGTCCCGCTCTTTATTCCAAGGCGAAAAATCTTTTCACCAATATGGATGCCACCGTCACCTGCCCGGCTCGCGAAATCGTGACCGTCTCCAGCACGGCCGATGTCCAGGCGGCGGTTCGAAAAGCGAGGGCCGAGGGTCTTTCGATCAAGGCCGCGGCCAAAGGCTGGCAGGGTTCCAATAATAATTCCTGCGTTGGCGACGGCGGCCTGCAGATCGACACAGGAGGCCTGAATCAGATCGTGCGCGTGGATCCGGATACGATGCTGGTCACCGTCCAGCCCGGGATCAAGCTCTGGGATTTCAATCAGAAAATGCATAAGGATTGGGGGCTGATACTTTCGGCCGTCCAGGAATATGCAGAGCCCACCCTCGGCGGGATGCTCGGCAACGGAACCCACGGTTCGACCCTGCACGAACCCTCGTCCTCGATTCAGGACTACCTGCGGTCGGTGACTGTCGTGAACGGCCTGGGTGAGGTTCAAACAATCAACGGTGATGAGCTGGATTTTTACGCCACTAACCTCGGTGTCCTTGGAATCCTGACCGAAGTCACCCTGCAGCTGCAGCCGTCCTTCAAAGTTCAGGCCAAGGTCAGCGCCCATGATGAAGCCAACCTTGCCCAGGATATTCAGGAGCTGGCTGGCGCTCATTATGGAACCAACGTCACCTGGTTTCCGGGGCAGAAGAAATATACGGTGACCGCCTTCGACAAGGTCCCGAATGAAACCCCCGGCACCGCCCACAACGGTCAGCCTGAAGCCGCCTGGTGGCAAAGGGCCCTCATGCCCCTTATTTTTAAAGCCTCGCACGTCGGGCCTTCGCGCGCCGCCACCTGCTTTGTGGAAAAGCAGCGTTTTGAAATGAAAGCCAAGAGTTATTTCGGCGAGGAGTTCGGCAAACCTTTGGAACCGGCGGTAGGCTGGGCGCATGAGATGATCAACTTCGTTTGCCGCGACCGCTGCCCTTTCAATGCTCTGCCTTATGCTTTGGAGGAAATTGCGATCGACCTCAAGGATCTGCCGGGCTTCATTCAGAGAGCTCAGGAACTTTTCCATCAAACGGGGGCCTGCATGCCGCTCAACGGCATCTACTTCCGCTTTGGTCATGGATCGCGCGGGGCGCTCGGCATGGCGAGCGGAAGGGAAACGGTCTACATCGGGATGGAATATGTCCGTAATCCCTGGGGCAATCGTTATCCCAGAGATTTTGAGGTGATTCAGGAGCTGGAGCAGCTCCTGCTTCGCGAATACAGCGGAAGACCGCATTGGGGCAAGAACCAGCATCCGATGTTCGAAAACATCCGGGACCAGTATCCGCGTTTCGCTGAGTTCGAAGCCTATCGCGAGACGCAGGATCCAGGCGGCATCTTCATGAACGATTTCTATTCCCGGATCAATGGGCGCGTCAGCCCCACGGCCGCCGCGAAGAATTGCGTTGTGGATCAGGCCTGTTACTGTGAAGCGGATGAGCATTGTCCGAAGGGTTATAGCTGTGAAGAGGGCCTTGTCTATCCCGAAGCCCGGGTGTGCCGCGCTCGCTGA
- a CDS encoding glycoside hydrolase family 5 protein — MKTSRILPVLAFSSLLLTNCKMTRPELDRSNSSTLSDVKVVELDKGGWGSFDFKLERLRPSPETVQSSYQKVAGQTIVAKTKVLYGDYKLLLTYKDAQGKAIYESCPNDRAKEHNIRVPTYSVTVQVCSIGGSTPIGTVVGDGADVIVKPELAIPGGKTPETPTPNTPAPPVTSGSFVAQHGMLSVSGNKIVDKDKKPIQLKGMSLFWSHWSGNFWNSDAVTFIKKDWKATLIRAAMGVEDGGYLTQPNAEKDRVKTIVNAAMKEGIYVIIDWHDHHATRNTAKAVEFFSEMAGLYANNPHVIFEIYNEPLDDSWEQVKAYAETVTKAIRAKGAQNLVIVGSPSWSQRVDLAADNPVQDKNVAYTLHFYSGTHRQDLRDKATYALNKGIALFVTEFGVCDASGNGNIDLAEADRWMAFMDQHKLSWANWSLFDKNESASALKPGANPKGGWTTNDLTESGNYIRKKMME; from the coding sequence ATGAAGACCTCTCGAATTTTGCCTGTGCTTGCGTTCAGCAGCCTCCTCCTGACCAACTGTAAGATGACCCGTCCCGAATTGGATCGTTCCAACTCCTCGACTCTCTCTGATGTGAAGGTCGTCGAACTCGACAAGGGTGGTTGGGGCAGCTTCGATTTCAAACTCGAACGCCTGCGCCCGTCCCCGGAAACCGTGCAAAGCAGCTACCAGAAAGTTGCAGGTCAAACCATTGTTGCCAAGACCAAGGTGCTTTATGGTGACTATAAACTGCTCCTGACTTATAAGGATGCTCAGGGCAAAGCGATCTATGAATCCTGCCCCAATGATAGAGCCAAGGAGCATAACATTCGCGTGCCGACTTATTCCGTAACGGTCCAAGTCTGTTCCATCGGCGGCTCAACGCCGATTGGCACCGTTGTCGGTGACGGCGCGGATGTCATCGTGAAACCCGAACTCGCCATTCCTGGTGGCAAGACTCCAGAAACGCCAACGCCGAACACGCCCGCGCCTCCGGTTACCTCGGGGTCGTTCGTGGCCCAGCACGGCATGCTGAGCGTTTCCGGGAATAAGATCGTGGATAAGGATAAGAAGCCCATTCAGCTGAAAGGAATGAGTCTTTTCTGGAGTCACTGGTCAGGGAATTTCTGGAATTCCGATGCCGTGACCTTCATTAAGAAAGACTGGAAGGCCACGCTGATTCGGGCCGCCATGGGTGTGGAAGATGGTGGTTATTTGACCCAGCCCAATGCCGAGAAAGACCGGGTGAAAACCATCGTCAACGCTGCGATGAAAGAAGGCATCTATGTGATCATCGACTGGCATGATCATCACGCCACGCGCAACACGGCCAAGGCTGTGGAGTTTTTCAGCGAGATGGCCGGTCTTTACGCGAACAATCCCCATGTGATTTTTGAGATTTACAACGAGCCGCTGGACGACAGCTGGGAGCAGGTCAAGGCCTATGCTGAGACGGTGACCAAAGCGATCCGCGCGAAAGGCGCTCAGAACCTTGTGATCGTCGGCAGCCCTTCCTGGTCGCAGCGTGTGGACCTGGCTGCGGATAATCCGGTTCAGGATAAGAATGTGGCCTATACCCTTCACTTCTATTCCGGGACGCACCGCCAGGACCTTCGTGATAAGGCTACCTATGCTTTGAACAAGGGTATTGCCCTTTTCGTCACGGAATTTGGTGTCTGCGACGCTTCGGGTAACGGCAACATCGACCTCGCGGAAGCGGATCGCTGGATGGCCTTCATGGATCAGCATAAGCTGAGCTGGGCGAACTGGTCGCTGTTTGACAAGAATGAAAGCGCTTCGGCTTTGAAGCCGGGTGCCAATCCTAAAGGCGGCTGGACCACGAATGATCTGACGGAATCCGGCAATTATATCCGAAAGAAAATGATGGAATAA
- a CDS encoding aminoacyl-histidine dipeptidase, with product MSEAVSGLEPALLWKHFAAISSIPRPSKSEAAVARYVIETAQRTGCSVDRDAIGNLLIRKPASPGREGAPSICLQGHLDMVCEKNAETAHDFNKDPIRLQRNGGHIKATGTTLGADNGIAVATSLALMEDEKVQHGPLEFLLTIDEETGLTGAKLLDPNLISSRILLNLDSEEEGALYVGCSGGRDTNGSWKLAWEKAPARSHIVRISVKGLKGGHSGLDIDKQRGNAIKIAARAAVLLTARGARVSAFNGGNKRNAIPREADVTLYLPQVQWDESVQLMERFQEVIQAELQASDPGVKISIAQVKTRRGKVWARALQNKILATVAAIPHGVTKMSADIPGLVQTSSNLGVIRSTKNEVVISTSQRSSVASEMADVAYTAAACLQLGGAKVDAGVGYPGWKPNLESPVLKLAQATFKELYRRDPAVKAIHAGLECGIIGEKIPGIDMVSFGPTIENAHSPDESVEIASVDHFYQYLLRMLDRLSASA from the coding sequence ATGTCTGAAGCAGTCTCGGGTCTGGAACCCGCACTCCTCTGGAAGCACTTCGCCGCCATATCCTCGATACCGCGCCCGTCCAAAAGCGAGGCGGCCGTTGCCCGTTATGTCATAGAAACCGCTCAACGCACGGGCTGCAGCGTCGATCGGGATGCCATTGGCAATCTCCTCATTCGAAAACCAGCGTCTCCAGGGCGTGAAGGCGCGCCTTCGATTTGCCTGCAGGGGCATCTCGATATGGTCTGTGAAAAGAATGCGGAGACGGCTCACGACTTCAATAAGGACCCCATTCGCCTGCAACGGAACGGGGGCCACATCAAAGCCACGGGCACCACGCTGGGCGCCGATAACGGCATCGCTGTCGCCACCAGTCTCGCGCTCATGGAGGACGAAAAAGTCCAGCATGGTCCTTTGGAATTCCTGCTGACCATTGATGAGGAAACCGGTCTGACGGGTGCCAAGCTTTTGGATCCGAATCTGATTTCCTCGCGCATCCTTTTGAATCTGGATAGCGAAGAGGAAGGCGCTCTCTACGTCGGCTGCTCGGGTGGCCGCGATACCAATGGCAGCTGGAAACTCGCCTGGGAGAAAGCCCCGGCGCGCAGTCACATCGTGCGCATCAGCGTCAAAGGTCTGAAAGGCGGACACTCGGGTCTTGATATCGACAAACAGCGCGGCAATGCCATCAAGATCGCAGCGCGGGCCGCGGTGCTTTTGACAGCACGCGGGGCGCGGGTTTCCGCTTTCAACGGCGGGAATAAACGCAACGCCATACCCCGTGAGGCTGATGTCACGCTTTATCTGCCGCAGGTGCAGTGGGATGAATCGGTCCAGCTGATGGAGCGTTTCCAGGAGGTCATCCAGGCCGAACTTCAGGCGTCTGATCCTGGCGTGAAGATATCCATAGCCCAGGTCAAGACCCGGCGCGGGAAAGTTTGGGCCCGCGCGCTGCAGAACAAGATCCTCGCCACCGTCGCGGCCATTCCGCACGGTGTGACGAAGATGAGTGCCGACATTCCGGGCCTCGTGCAAACATCGAGTAACCTGGGTGTGATTCGCAGCACGAAAAATGAAGTGGTGATCTCGACCAGTCAACGCAGTTCCGTCGCTTCGGAAATGGCCGATGTCGCCTACACCGCGGCGGCCTGTTTGCAGCTGGGCGGAGCGAAAGTGGATGCAGGCGTCGGTTATCCGGGTTGGAAACCCAATCTGGAATCACCCGTGCTGAAGCTGGCCCAGGCCACGTTCAAGGAACTTTATCGTCGCGATCCGGCTGTGAAGGCGATTCATGCTGGTCTGGAATGCGGGATCATAGGCGAGAAAATTCCGGGGATTGATATGGTTTCCTTTGGGCCGACCATCGAAAACGCTCACTCCCCGGATGAAAGTGTGGAAATTGCGAGTGTGGATCATTTCTACCAGTACCTTCTGCGCATGCTGGATAGGCTGTCGGCGTCGGCGTAA
- a CDS encoding TrkA family potassium uptake protein: MRKQIMVIGLGQFGMGLIKTLAKKNAEVIALDVDQKKVQMASAYAAQVLCCDATDEDMLRQLNPASRDVCICATGDQSKEAAIICTALLKQMGARRVIARANDELHARILSLVGADEVINPEWAFGERFANRVINEAILEEMSLGSDLVVTEFKTPGAFANKSLLDLNLRRRYEMTVVAIRAAQSGQVKLAQPEEVLHRDDILVVVSTIGSVSRLLDETKEPR; the protein is encoded by the coding sequence ATGAGAAAGCAGATCATGGTCATCGGACTGGGACAGTTCGGAATGGGTTTGATCAAAACCCTGGCCAAAAAAAATGCTGAAGTGATTGCGCTGGATGTCGATCAGAAGAAGGTGCAGATGGCTTCCGCCTATGCGGCCCAGGTGCTCTGCTGCGATGCGACCGACGAGGACATGCTGCGGCAGCTGAACCCCGCGTCGCGTGACGTCTGCATCTGCGCGACAGGGGATCAGTCCAAGGAAGCTGCGATCATCTGCACGGCGCTTTTAAAGCAGATGGGCGCGCGGCGGGTTATTGCCAGGGCGAATGATGAACTCCACGCAAGGATTTTGAGCCTGGTCGGTGCGGATGAGGTGATCAATCCCGAATGGGCCTTTGGCGAGCGTTTCGCCAACCGGGTGATCAACGAAGCCATTCTGGAGGAAATGTCCCTGGGATCGGATCTGGTGGTCACGGAATTCAAAACGCCGGGTGCTTTTGCCAATAAATCCCTTTTGGACCTGAATCTGCGCCGCCGCTACGAAATGACAGTCGTAGCGATTCGCGCCGCTCAGAGCGGGCAAGTGAAGCTGGCGCAGCCTGAGGAAGTCCTGCATCGTGATGATATCCTGGTCGTCGTATCGACGATCGGCAGTGTTTCGCGTCTTCTGGATGAAACGAAGGAGCCACGCTAA
- a CDS encoding TrkH family potassium uptake protein yields MNPLKLGFFLTLGTSFAIVLSASHQLIPEMKSWHLEPGLLVSLGLSLIAFLFFIDARKAQWVMGLGLVTATVVSLFYLYMMPARAYFILCLLMLSAYLLPGVVTRERWRPEVFRHDLLKSMLLMTGFNWILVQLFRVTDDSTAQAWLVFSTWLCLIFSFLDRYYTGQAWKRGSLWIAAGVLALGFAPIFLGQSYLVAASRLSVLGLIACAPTFRFRNGVRQRMTSIVEGLFFHPEGVVITFFIWFCLIGTFLLAVPFRGVEAGGIALIDAAFTAVSAVCVTGLATLDVVKDFKIADQIIIMILIQVGGLGIMTLSSLALFLMGQRMSLAQETTLFGAIGQKKLKTEVRHTLARVLIFTLLVEAAGAFVLTLAFAKGGESWGMAAWKGIFAAISGFCNAGFALESTNLIPWNQNPLVLHTVAALIIIGGLSPAFVMAMPRMGREGPVPIQYKLVLIATVSLLFGGTAILLALEWNASLKDLSLVDKLHNAWFQSVTTRTAGFNSVDMTTLTKPSIYVMMLLMFVGGSPGGTAGGIKTTTFMVLIFTAANIIRGRMEVQMFGRHLKHTTVYRAFTVTLLAMGVATVAFLLLILSQPIDSEKLLFEVISALGTVGLSLGITPQLDAFGKAVIMACMFMGRVGALSIFIFMLEQPVRKRWTLPSEDVVVS; encoded by the coding sequence TTGAATCCGTTGAAGCTGGGTTTTTTTCTGACACTCGGAACCAGTTTTGCCATCGTGCTCAGCGCGAGTCATCAGCTTATTCCCGAGATGAAATCCTGGCATCTCGAACCAGGACTTCTGGTCAGCCTTGGACTAAGCCTGATCGCCTTCCTGTTTTTTATTGATGCACGGAAGGCCCAGTGGGTCATGGGCTTGGGCCTCGTTACGGCCACGGTCGTATCCCTTTTCTATCTGTATATGATGCCGGCCCGCGCCTACTTCATCCTGTGCCTCCTCATGCTCAGCGCCTATCTCTTGCCGGGCGTCGTTACCCGGGAGCGATGGCGACCGGAGGTGTTTCGGCATGATCTTCTGAAAAGCATGCTGCTGATGACCGGCTTCAACTGGATTCTGGTCCAGCTCTTCCGTGTCACGGACGATAGCACAGCCCAGGCCTGGCTGGTCTTTTCCACCTGGCTCTGTCTGATCTTTTCATTCCTGGATCGGTATTACACTGGACAGGCCTGGAAGCGCGGAAGCCTTTGGATCGCAGCCGGGGTGCTGGCGCTGGGTTTTGCGCCGATCTTTTTAGGTCAAAGCTATCTGGTGGCCGCCAGTCGCCTGAGCGTGCTGGGTCTGATCGCCTGCGCTCCGACCTTTCGCTTTCGCAATGGGGTGCGGCAGCGTATGACCTCCATTGTGGAAGGACTCTTCTTCCATCCTGAAGGTGTGGTCATCACCTTTTTCATCTGGTTCTGTTTGATCGGGACATTTTTGCTGGCTGTCCCTTTCCGAGGGGTGGAGGCCGGCGGGATCGCCCTCATAGATGCCGCCTTTACCGCGGTCAGTGCAGTCTGTGTGACTGGTTTAGCGACTTTGGATGTGGTGAAGGATTTTAAAATCGCCGATCAGATCATTATTATGATCCTGATCCAGGTCGGTGGTCTTGGGATCATGACTCTTTCCTCTTTGGCCCTTTTCCTGATGGGACAGCGCATGAGCCTGGCCCAGGAAACCACGCTTTTTGGAGCGATCGGTCAAAAGAAATTAAAAACCGAGGTGCGCCACACGCTGGCACGGGTTCTGATCTTTACGCTCCTGGTCGAGGCGGCCGGAGCCTTCGTCCTGACTCTGGCCTTTGCCAAGGGTGGTGAATCCTGGGGCATGGCAGCCTGGAAGGGCATCTTTGCAGCCATCTCCGGTTTTTGTAACGCCGGTTTTGCGCTCGAAAGCACCAACCTCATACCCTGGAACCAAAATCCCTTGGTCCTGCATACCGTGGCTGCGCTGATTATCATCGGCGGTCTGTCGCCGGCTTTTGTGATGGCCATGCCGCGCATGGGTCGCGAGGGCCCCGTTCCTATTCAATATAAACTGGTCTTGATTGCCACCGTGTCTCTTTTATTCGGTGGCACCGCCATCCTCCTGGCTTTGGAATGGAATGCCAGCCTGAAGGATTTATCCCTTGTGGATAAGCTGCATAATGCCTGGTTTCAATCGGTCACGACCCGGACCGCCGGCTTCAATTCCGTGGATATGACAACGCTCACCAAGCCCTCCATTTATGTCATGATGCTTTTGATGTTCGTCGGCGGCAGCCCAGGCGGTACCGCCGGTGGTATCAAAACCACGACCTTCATGGTTTTGATTTTTACCGCAGCCAATATCATCCGCGGCCGGATGGAGGTTCAGATGTTTGGCCGTCACCTGAAACATACAACAGTTTATCGGGCTTTCACGGTCACGCTTCTGGCCATGGGTGTGGCTACGGTTGCCTTCCTGCTTCTCATCCTGTCGCAGCCGATCGACAGCGAGAAATTACTCTTTGAAGTGATCTCCGCCCTCGGCACCGTGGGACTTTCGCTTGGCATTACCCCGCAGCTGGATGCCTTCGGTAAAGCGGTAATTATGGCTTGTATGTTCATGGGCCGGGTGGGCGCTCTTTCAATTTTTATCTTTATGCTGGAGCAGCCGGTACGGAAGCGTTGGACTCTGCCCAGCGAAGACGTGGTGGTCAGCTAA